The DNA segment TACGGTAGGAAAGAGTTGTCGAATCTCCGGACTGCACATCAACCAGCAGTTCAATGAAAGCACCGGTTCTGGTGAAATTGACATACTGGCCTCCTCCGGCATCAGTTGCCGTAGCGGTGCTTGCATCCTGCTGGTAGCCGAACTGCTCAGCCTGAACTGTTCCGGGAATCACTCCGGGATTTGCATACCGGGCCGTAACCGTCGCATTGCTGTTACCCATCACAAGAGTTGTCGAGCGGTTATACGGGTCTTGCGGAGAAAGAGTTGTACTTGACCATCGTAAAAATGCGCCTCCCGTTCCTGTTTCCGGCGCACTGATTGACACGATTTCACCCGGAGAGTAGGTTCCACTGCCGCTGCCGTTTTCTACTGTCAAAGTGTAAGTAACAACCTCAGCATTGGGCCCTATTTTAAATGTCATAGTGTCACCAGCCACACTGATTTCCGCCAGATCGATCCCGGAGGCAACACCATCATGATATACTGCCGCCGGAGTTGTTGAATTGTTGAACCTGGCATTACCGTTCTGACGGAACGGGTCATTCGAGTCTCCACTGTTTTTTCTGTTTTCAAGATCTCTTCTCCCATCAGCCTGCATCAATGCAACAAGGGGAAAACCTTTTCTGGCATAAGTATTCAGCCCGTCAGTGTGAACATGCCATACCAGTAACCCATCACCCGGCAACCCTGAACTTCGGCCACTACGCCTGCGTGCCTCAATGAAATAAAACTCCTTGGTGTTTCTCACGTATGTAAAAGCACTGTGGCTGTTTGCCGCATGGGTATATAGAGTACCTCTTGCTGCACCTGTGATATCGGTTACAGTAATCCATCCTGCACGATTTCTGAAATAAGGATTGGGCTGCTGGGGGTTTGTGGACGGGTTGACAGAGTTCATCACGCACCACCTGCCTACGCCATTGGAATGGTCTTCATAAGAGTAAAGATCAGCCCAGCCCATGAGCATATGGCCGTTCTCATGAACAAACGTGCCCAGTCTCGGGGCGGAACCTAAACTGGCAAGCTGGTATCTGGAAAAACCTATTCCATTTATAGTAACCCCGCCCCGGTATGTCCCTGCGTGAGGCCACAGACCATTGGCCCATCCTGCAGTGGCAGATCCGGCATAGAACACATTTAGAGCAATTACCCGGTTGTTTGAAACTGAAACTCTGCTTAAGTCAAATCCCTGATTTTTCAGTTTGGTAAGTATATTTGTAAGCAGTTCCTGGACATAAGGATAATTTTCGCCTCTGTCATAGTAGGTTTTATTTTTTTCAGCAGTGATAAAAGGGGTAACTATATTGGTGTAGAGCATCAGGCCATTGGAGACATCACGGAAGTAATCGAAAACTGAGCCGTTATTGCTGTTTCCGGAATAGCCCGGTTGATTGCAGAAATTCTCGATTGTCTCTCTGGTGATATTTGATTTCTGATCCGGGAAGTCAATAAGTATTGTAAGTCCTACGACCTCTTTGGGTTCAGCAGGCTCTATTCCATCATCCGGAGGTGCAGGTGAGAAGACTGGTGAATGGGATGAACCAGAACTGATAAGCTCCTCATAACCCAGAACTTCCCTGTTTTTCCGCTGCTTTCTGTGCATCGATTCCCTGTTAATGCGCACCTTTTTTTTCAGAGAAACAGAACGTTTCTCTCCGGTGTACCTGATGCCGCTGGAGACGTATTCGTTTCCATCAGAAGAAAGATCTGCATAGCAGATCCATCCATCCTTATCACGCACAAGTGTGTATCCATCCGGGCTCTCAACATCCTGGTGAAATTCATCACCCCAGACAAGTACCGGCACCAGCGTTCCATCCGGCTGCCTGAGGGAAAACTGTTCTCCCTCGTGCGGTGCAGCACTCACATTTATGACAAAAAACAGGAATGTTGAAACGACCGCTGCACCTCTTATACTTATGCGTTTAAGCAGCCACCACATAGCATCTCCTTTATTTAAACGGAATATACCCTGATTATACCAGAGATTATCTCAGGGCACAAGCTGACTTTGGTTCCTTACAAGTACCATCCTCACCTCAACATCATTCCTGCAAAAGCATGAATTCAATCCCATCAACCCAGTTCTTCCGGATGCCTGTTTTCACAGACATGACGCCTCGCGGTGACATCTGTTCCTTACAAGTACCACTCTCACCTAAACGTCATTCCTGCGAATGGGATCCAGTCTCTTCAGCCCAATCATCTGTGCTGTCTCCATATGAGGAAATAAAGCAAATTGAGAAAAGAACAAACAGAGTGCGGCTGAACTTGTTCTCATATATTCTTTGTATTACTAATCCAGATCAGTAACTAAACGCATTTCACTTATACAGATAATATAAGTGTTTTTTTCCTTTCTGCCGCTACTTTGTTTAGTATAATTTTCT comes from the Fibrobacter sp. genome and includes:
- a CDS encoding M6 family metalloprotease domain-containing protein; amino-acid sequence: MWWLLKRISIRGAAVVSTFLFFVINVSAAPHEGEQFSLRQPDGTLVPVLVWGDEFHQDVESPDGYTLVRDKDGWICYADLSSDGNEYVSSGIRYTGEKRSVSLKKKVRINRESMHRKQRKNREVLGYEELISSGSSHSPVFSPAPPDDGIEPAEPKEVVGLTILIDFPDQKSNITRETIENFCNQPGYSGNSNNGSVFDYFRDVSNGLMLYTNIVTPFITAEKNKTYYDRGENYPYVQELLTNILTKLKNQGFDLSRVSVSNNRVIALNVFYAGSATAGWANGLWPHAGTYRGGVTINGIGFSRYQLASLGSAPRLGTFVHENGHMLMGWADLYSYEDHSNGVGRWCVMNSVNPSTNPQQPNPYFRNRAGWITVTDITGAARGTLYTHAANSHSAFTYVRNTKEFYFIEARRRSGRSSGLPGDGLLVWHVHTDGLNTYARKGFPLVALMQADGRRDLENRKNSGDSNDPFRQNGNARFNNSTTPAAVYHDGVASGIDLAEISVAGDTMTFKIGPNAEVVTYTLTVENGSGSGTYSPGEIVSISAPETGTGGAFLRWSSTTLSPQDPYNRSTTLVMGNSNATVTARYANPGVIPGTVQAEQFGYQQDASTATATDAGGGQYVNFTRTGAFIELLVDVQSGDSTTLSYR